From a region of the Bacteroidales bacterium genome:
- a CDS encoding acyl-CoA dehydrogenase family protein, giving the protein MANFYTDNTDLKFHLDHPSMEKLVKLKEKNYIDKDEFDYAPLDFEDTMDSYEKVMDVVGEICGDIIAPNAEDVDHDGPTLVDNKVHYAKGTDENYQALVDAGLIGLSLPRKYGGLNFSIVPYVMAAEIVSRADAGFANIWGLQDCAETLHEFGSEEIKDEFLPRFEKGATAAMDLTEPDAGSDLQAVQLKATYNEKEDQWYLNGVKRFITNGDADISLVLARSEEGTSDGRGLSLFVYDRGEKRMTVRRIENKMGIKGSPTCELVFKNAPAKLVGDRRLGLIKYVMSLMNSARLGVGAQSVGIAEAAYREALKYAQEREQFGKAIIQYPAVYEMITKMKVKVDAIRSLLYETARLVDVYKSYNFIQEDRKLEIEERKDMKYHTKKADMFTPLLKLVASEYSNEIAYDALQVHGGTGFMKDFPIERIYRDARITTIYEGTSQLQVVAAMRGVGNGAYMNYIREYEAQSIKPEFDFIRRRLIIMTDQYEKAVNFVQREKDNELFDFHARRLVEMAGNIIIGYLLLSDANRSDTYKKSADIFSQFALAENHEKFKYIENFNLKDLGLFRQF; this is encoded by the coding sequence ATGGCTAATTTTTATACAGATAATACAGACTTGAAATTTCATCTTGATCATCCGAGTATGGAGAAATTGGTGAAGCTGAAAGAAAAAAACTATATTGATAAAGATGAATTTGACTATGCCCCTCTCGATTTTGAGGATACTATGGATAGTTATGAAAAGGTAATGGATGTTGTTGGTGAGATTTGTGGTGATATTATTGCTCCAAATGCCGAAGATGTCGATCACGATGGTCCAACATTGGTAGATAATAAAGTTCATTATGCAAAAGGTACCGATGAGAACTATCAAGCTCTTGTGGATGCAGGCCTGATCGGACTTTCTTTGCCTCGTAAATATGGTGGACTTAATTTTTCTATAGTACCCTATGTTATGGCTGCCGAAATTGTATCGCGTGCCGATGCCGGATTTGCAAATATTTGGGGTTTACAAGATTGTGCCGAAACTCTCCATGAGTTTGGTTCTGAGGAAATAAAAGATGAGTTCTTACCTCGTTTTGAAAAAGGTGCAACAGCAGCTATGGATTTAACAGAACCCGATGCAGGATCTGATTTACAAGCCGTTCAGCTTAAAGCTACTTATAACGAAAAAGAAGACCAATGGTATTTGAATGGGGTTAAACGATTTATTACCAACGGAGATGCAGATATTTCTTTGGTTTTAGCTCGTTCAGAGGAAGGTACTTCTGATGGTCGCGGTCTTTCTCTTTTTGTTTACGATAGAGGCGAAAAACGAATGACTGTTCGTCGTATCGAAAATAAAATGGGAATCAAAGGCTCTCCAACCTGTGAGCTAGTATTTAAGAATGCTCCGGCAAAATTAGTAGGAGATAGAAGATTAGGACTTATTAAATACGTAATGTCTTTAATGAATTCTGCTCGTTTAGGTGTTGGAGCTCAAAGTGTTGGTATTGCAGAAGCTGCTTATCGCGAAGCTTTAAAATATGCTCAGGAAAGAGAGCAATTTGGGAAAGCTATTATTCAATATCCTGCTGTTTATGAGATGATTACTAAAATGAAAGTGAAAGTAGATGCTATCCGTTCATTGCTGTATGAGACTGCTCGTTTGGTTGATGTTTATAAATCCTATAACTTTATTCAAGAAGATAGAAAACTCGAAATAGAAGAGCGTAAGGATATGAAATACCATACCAAGAAAGCGGATATGTTTACTCCACTTTTAAAGTTAGTCGCCAGTGAATACAGCAACGAAATTGCCTACGATGCTTTGCAAGTTCATGGCGGAACAGGATTTATGAAAGATTTCCCTATCGAACGTATTTATCGTGATGCCAGAATTACAACCATCTACGAGGGAACTTCTCAATTGCAAGTGGTTGCGGCTATGCGTGGCGTTGGAAATGGTGCTTATATGAATTATATACGTGAGTATGAAGCGCAAAGCATTAAGCCTGAATTTGATTTTATCAGAAGGCGTTTAATTATAATGACCGATCAATACGAGAAAGCAGTAAATTTTGTTCAGCGTGAGAAAGACAATGAACTATTTGATTTTCATGCTCGTCGTTTGGTTGAGATGGCAGGTAATATCATTATTGGATACTTGCTCTTGAGTGATGCCAATCGTAGCGATACTTATAAAAAATCAGCTGATATTTTTAGCCAATTTGCTTTGGCAGAAAATCATGAGAAATTTAAGTATATCGAGAATTTTAATTTAAAAGATTTGGGCTTATTTAGACAGTTTTAG
- a CDS encoding electron transfer flavoprotein subunit alpha/FixB family protein, giving the protein MNNIFVYCEITEEGHVADVSLELLTKGRSLADELNVKLEAVVIGANLKGIEKEIFPYGVDFIHIADDKKLFPYTTGPHAKLLIKLFKEQKPEIVLFGASSIGRDIGPRIASALKCGLTADCTSLIIGDHEDKKQKKVYKNLLYQIRPAFGGNIIATIINPETRPQIATVREGVMKKEIKSADYKGEIFPIDLNNVFDELDFAVQIIDRHIEKQKVNIKNSQIIVSGGYGVGSKENFQLLTDLADLLGGEVGASRAAVDAGFAPHERQIGQTGVTVRPKLYIACGISGAVQHSAGMDESSKIISINTDPQAPINQIADYTITGSVEEVIPKMIKYYKENSK; this is encoded by the coding sequence GTGAATAATATATTTGTTTATTGCGAAATTACAGAGGAAGGCCATGTTGCTGATGTAAGCCTTGAGCTTCTTACCAAAGGGCGTTCTTTAGCCGATGAGCTGAATGTTAAACTGGAAGCTGTTGTGATTGGTGCTAATTTAAAAGGTATTGAAAAAGAAATATTTCCGTATGGAGTAGATTTTATCCATATTGCTGATGATAAAAAGCTTTTTCCTTATACTACCGGTCCTCATGCTAAACTGCTAATAAAGCTATTTAAAGAACAAAAACCCGAGATTGTATTATTTGGGGCAAGTTCTATCGGAAGAGATATCGGCCCACGTATTGCTTCAGCTTTAAAATGTGGATTAACAGCCGATTGTACCAGTTTGATTATTGGCGATCACGAAGATAAAAAACAGAAAAAAGTATATAAAAATCTTTTATACCAAATTCGTCCTGCTTTTGGTGGAAATATTATTGCAACCATTATTAATCCTGAAACACGTCCTCAAATTGCAACTGTACGCGAAGGTGTGATGAAAAAGGAGATTAAGTCAGCAGATTATAAAGGAGAAATTTTTCCTATTGATTTAAACAATGTTTTCGACGAATTGGATTTTGCTGTCCAGATTATCGATCGCCATATCGAGAAACAAAAAGTAAATATTAAAAACTCACAAATAATTGTATCCGGTGGTTATGGTGTTGGAAGTAAGGAAAATTTCCAGTTGCTTACAGATTTAGCTGATTTATTGGGCGGTGAAGTTGGAGCTTCGCGTGCAGCAGTTGATGCAGGATTTGCTCCGCACGAGCGTCAGATTGGACAAACAGGTGTTACCGTTCGTCCAAAATTATATATCGCTTGTGGTATATCTGGAGCGGTTCAGCATAGTGCAGGAATGGACGAATCATCAAAAATTATTTCAATAAATACGGATCCTCAAGCACCCATTAATCAAATTGCTGATTATACAATAACGGGAAGCGTAGAAGAAGTAATTCCAAAGATGATTAAGTATTATAAAGAAAACTCGAAATAA
- a CDS encoding electron transfer flavoprotein subunit beta/FixA family protein, which yields MSFKIIVLAKQVPDTRNVGKDAMKADGTVNRAALPAIYNPEDLNALEFALRVKDKMKDAEVIVLTMGPFRAAEIIRESMYRGADRGFLITDRKFAGSDTLATSYAISLAVKKLAPFDLLVAGRQAIDGDTAQVGPQTAEKLGIPQVTYAEELVDINDKEITIKRRLERGVETVKAAFPLAVTVHGSAADCRPRKAKRLMKYKHAKTVTELQNETKDYTHLYNERPYLNIEEWTVDDINADVEALGLSGSPTKVKAIQNVVFQSKDSKVLGTSDEEINDLMKELLDSHIIG from the coding sequence ATGAGTTTTAAAATTATTGTTCTTGCCAAACAGGTTCCTGATACACGAAATGTTGGTAAAGATGCTATGAAAGCTGATGGTACGGTAAATAGAGCTGCACTTCCGGCTATTTACAATCCCGAAGACCTTAATGCTTTAGAATTTGCCCTTCGTGTGAAAGATAAGATGAAAGATGCAGAAGTTATAGTTCTTACTATGGGTCCTTTTCGTGCTGCTGAAATTATCCGCGAATCTATGTATAGAGGTGCTGATAGAGGATTTCTTATAACAGATCGTAAATTTGCAGGTAGCGATACTTTGGCTACTTCTTATGCTATATCATTAGCAGTTAAAAAGTTAGCGCCTTTTGACCTTTTAGTAGCCGGACGTCAGGCTATTGATGGAGATACAGCTCAAGTTGGTCCGCAAACTGCTGAGAAATTAGGGATTCCTCAAGTTACTTATGCTGAAGAATTGGTAGATATTAATGATAAAGAGATCACAATAAAGCGCCGTTTGGAGCGTGGAGTAGAAACTGTTAAAGCCGCTTTTCCTTTGGCTGTTACGGTTCACGGTTCGGCAGCAGATTGTCGTCCAAGAAAAGCAAAACGCTTAATGAAATATAAACATGCCAAGACGGTAACAGAGCTTCAAAACGAAACTAAGGATTATACTCATTTGTACAATGAGCGTCCTTATTTGAATATTGAAGAATGGACGGTTGATGATATTAATGCAGATGTTGAGGCTCTTGGATTATCAGGTTCCCCAACCAAAGTAAAGGCTATTCAGAACGTTGTTTTTCAGTCTAAAGATTCTAAAGTGCTGGGAACTAGCGACGAAGAAATCAATGATTTGATGAAAGAATTGCTCGACAGCCATATTATTGGTTAA
- a CDS encoding SpoIIE family protein phosphatase — protein MRVLKFIILFIVFLPFGSVARDLDKILQSGKLYVGFDETDLGTVNYTLAYEFAQFMDLELVEVVVGWDKLFQNNGVRPKDLETNSAISYTPDAFKEVDIYCSTISPLAWRKRLFDFAKTLLSAEMLVVRKDLEKIPIDIYQMKGMKIGLMDGTSFVHSLEIIDAKIGGGIEFVKTPDGNTSKQFLIDGKVDGIILDAEDALSFNKLNNKEFVLTFPINKVAKTVWAVEKGNLLSQQVEAFFKAIENNGFLDNLYNEKYSETYSRFAEHLIPHTPIQVYHRDLDEILSSKKLVVALRERDFVFHQNGTKQFMHILAEEFAEYLGVKMEYVVVSDFNTYWKDENNLITKDSSYTPEIFNYFDIAVDIFAALDWRERKINMLPIYESDYAVLAKPDKDIKSINDLNYFTGVTARNTMYEELLHNNGITNLIISSSNDLVKNVRNDRADYTVIFNAFLYPDLESKVSLGKLKVNWATRKDQPNLTKAVEQFIEESSNNGLLNTLGKIARGASFNTIEDFLKNYYESSQPGTLPHIMVGVDEGLPQEDVTTIFQDSKGYLWFGTLSGVVRYNGRIMEQLNTGNGLVHNTTNHITEDKNGNLYIATEKGVSCVLKDGKIVNYPTNFAINHIYIDKENTKWLVSDKGLYILEANKIRQVNDLIDIQSVGSITGMCQDTASKRTFIASKQGLYLVEKGQKRNKRIFIGEVYSVFVDRSNVLWFSSPGGLFYLSISDLIKGKSPVVLNKQLKMPKTPINGISQSKSGSIWLKNSTHLYQVISPQQPAIQYSSGDDLLNNFILSYTEDTEGNLWIGYSGGLQRIINNKNIRNLFPEELNSSIASVLHDPLGNVWVSSNKWIYRYNVETGKLQNISKKMGLDLGHGILRLLPNNNVLLLHDKGIFEINAKTLKIVYANKVSLKGLSDAFFSSKGELFVLSNRLGLVYYFKNYKGLFKILQNENTTNLLNLTEHQGKILGVNGNAIVSFDGAKFVEQQHFPYALSAISSIDNSLWIGSSEGLLLINNDSLKITPLGKNLIVKSIIPSRNRNHIWIGTNFGVYYFNKEDLKTVFKITAKEGLSGNEVVQNGLYLDTKGLLWIATYHGLSNFNLRGSVEAKSSPKCYLENVKINDSTIDFKNQNEFKYNQNNIAFELSGLFYSDEKSVIYEHYLRNENSTQTYFRTNKDHIVYYNNLRPGSYEFVYRAKGKDDIWSYTAGYKFSISKPFWQTWSFRILAFISIVLFLYFIYKINVRRIEQQKKQLEKIVKERTRDLEEANKKVVAQMNIAEQQRDHIEAQKQQITDSIYYAERIQKSLLPPNKAFEKYLNDYFVLFKPRDIVSGDFYWMVQFDRHLIIAEVDCTGHGVPGAFMSMLGISFLKEIVERERTTNPAHIMNHLRTAVITALGQDQKDAESKDGMDMSMVSINLDTLELQFAGANNPLYLIRKQSGAYPDLDHDRVKTSDNQLFEIKGDKMPIAIYDKMDDFEVFNIQLEKGDRIYIFSDGYIDQFGGPKGKKFKSPAFKRMLLEHRSTSLKESKALLEKAFTDWRGEEEQIDDVTLIGIEV, from the coding sequence ATGAGGGTATTAAAATTTATAATTTTATTTATAGTCTTTTTGCCATTTGGTTCAGTAGCACGCGATTTAGACAAGATACTGCAAAGCGGGAAGCTGTATGTTGGATTCGATGAAACGGACTTAGGAACCGTAAACTATACCTTAGCATATGAATTTGCCCAATTTATGGATTTGGAATTGGTTGAAGTAGTTGTTGGATGGGATAAGCTGTTTCAGAATAATGGCGTTCGGCCAAAAGATTTAGAAACTAATTCCGCAATTAGCTACACTCCTGATGCTTTTAAAGAGGTAGATATTTATTGTAGTACTATTTCGCCTTTAGCTTGGCGAAAAAGACTTTTCGATTTTGCCAAAACACTATTGTCGGCCGAAATGTTGGTTGTTAGAAAAGACCTGGAAAAAATTCCTATCGATATTTATCAGATGAAAGGAATGAAAATAGGTTTGATGGACGGGACAAGTTTTGTTCATAGTTTAGAAATTATAGATGCCAAAATAGGAGGTGGGATTGAGTTTGTAAAAACGCCAGACGGAAATACGTCTAAGCAATTTTTAATCGATGGAAAAGTAGATGGAATTATTTTAGATGCTGAAGATGCTCTTTCGTTCAACAAATTAAATAATAAAGAGTTTGTTTTAACTTTTCCGATAAATAAAGTAGCTAAAACTGTTTGGGCTGTCGAAAAGGGAAATCTTTTAAGTCAACAAGTTGAGGCCTTTTTTAAAGCTATTGAAAATAATGGCTTTTTAGACAATTTATATAATGAAAAGTATTCAGAAACGTATTCTCGTTTTGCAGAGCATTTAATTCCTCATACCCCAATTCAAGTTTATCATCGCGATTTAGATGAGATTTTGTCCTCAAAGAAACTTGTGGTTGCCTTGCGCGAGCGTGATTTTGTTTTTCATCAAAATGGTACAAAACAGTTTATGCATATTTTGGCAGAAGAATTTGCCGAATATCTTGGTGTTAAAATGGAATATGTTGTAGTTAGCGATTTTAATACTTACTGGAAAGATGAGAATAACCTGATAACTAAAGACTCATCATATACTCCGGAAATTTTTAATTATTTTGATATTGCGGTTGATATTTTTGCTGCACTAGATTGGCGAGAACGTAAAATAAATATGTTGCCTATCTATGAATCTGATTATGCTGTTTTGGCTAAGCCTGATAAGGATATTAAATCGATAAACGATTTGAATTATTTTACCGGTGTTACAGCGCGTAATACAATGTACGAAGAGCTTTTACACAATAATGGAATAACAAACTTAATTATTTCCAGCTCAAACGATTTAGTGAAAAATGTACGTAATGATCGTGCTGATTATACAGTAATTTTCAATGCGTTTTTATATCCCGATTTAGAATCAAAAGTTTCTTTAGGGAAATTAAAAGTAAATTGGGCAACACGAAAAGATCAACCTAATCTAACTAAAGCTGTCGAGCAGTTTATTGAAGAGTCATCGAATAACGGTCTTTTAAATACTCTTGGTAAAATTGCCCGAGGAGCTTCTTTTAATACTATAGAAGACTTCCTTAAAAATTATTATGAATCTTCTCAGCCGGGAACTTTACCGCATATTATGGTTGGTGTTGACGAAGGATTGCCGCAGGAAGATGTTACAACTATTTTTCAGGATTCTAAAGGCTATTTGTGGTTTGGGACTTTGTCGGGTGTGGTACGCTATAATGGTAGAATTATGGAGCAGCTAAATACCGGAAATGGATTAGTTCATAATACTACAAATCATATTACAGAAGATAAAAATGGAAATTTATATATAGCTACGGAGAAAGGTGTTTCTTGTGTGTTAAAAGACGGGAAGATTGTTAATTACCCTACAAACTTTGCAATTAATCATATATATATTGATAAGGAAAATACAAAGTGGTTGGTTAGCGACAAAGGTTTGTATATACTCGAAGCAAATAAAATAAGGCAAGTAAATGATTTAATTGATATACAATCGGTGGGTAGTATCACGGGGATGTGTCAAGACACCGCTTCAAAACGTACTTTTATAGCCTCAAAACAAGGCTTGTATTTGGTTGAGAAGGGACAAAAGAGAAATAAAAGAATATTTATCGGAGAGGTTTATTCTGTCTTTGTCGATAGAAGTAATGTTCTTTGGTTTTCAAGTCCGGGAGGCTTGTTTTATTTGAGTATTTCAGATTTGATAAAAGGAAAATCTCCGGTTGTTTTAAACAAACAATTGAAGATGCCTAAAACACCTATCAATGGAATTTCGCAAAGTAAAAGTGGTTCTATTTGGTTGAAAAACAGCACACATCTTTATCAGGTAATATCTCCGCAACAGCCTGCTATTCAGTATTCTTCCGGCGATGATTTATTGAATAACTTTATTCTATCCTATACAGAAGATACTGAAGGGAATTTGTGGATTGGCTATTCCGGTGGTTTACAGAGAATTATCAATAATAAAAATATTAGGAATCTTTTTCCTGAAGAATTAAATTCTTCTATTGCTTCTGTTTTACACGATCCATTGGGTAATGTTTGGGTTTCATCTAATAAATGGATTTATCGCTATAACGTAGAAACCGGAAAGCTGCAAAATATTTCTAAAAAAATGGGTTTGGATTTAGGGCATGGTATACTTCGACTTTTACCAAATAACAATGTCCTACTGCTTCACGATAAAGGAATTTTTGAAATAAATGCTAAAACGCTTAAAATAGTTTATGCGAATAAAGTGTCGCTTAAAGGATTAAGTGATGCTTTCTTTTCTTCAAAAGGAGAATTATTTGTTTTAAGTAATAGATTAGGATTGGTTTATTATTTTAAAAATTATAAAGGCTTATTCAAAATCCTTCAGAATGAGAATACAACAAATCTTCTTAATCTTACAGAACACCAAGGTAAAATTTTGGGTGTAAATGGAAATGCTATTGTGAGCTTCGATGGTGCTAAATTTGTGGAGCAACAGCATTTTCCATATGCTTTGTCGGCCATAAGTAGTATTGATAATTCTTTATGGATTGGATCTTCAGAAGGACTATTACTGATAAATAACGATTCTTTAAAAATTACTCCTCTTGGTAAAAATTTAATTGTTAAATCTATTATTCCCTCTCGAAACAGAAATCATATATGGATTGGAACTAATTTTGGAGTGTATTATTTTAATAAAGAAGACCTTAAAACTGTATTTAAAATCACTGCTAAAGAAGGTCTTAGTGGTAATGAAGTTGTTCAGAACGGGCTTTATTTAGACACAAAAGGCTTATTATGGATTGCTACTTATCACGGCTTATCTAACTTTAATCTAAGAGGAAGTGTTGAGGCTAAGTCATCGCCAAAATGTTATTTGGAGAATGTGAAAATTAACGATTCTACTATCGATTTTAAAAATCAAAATGAATTCAAATACAATCAGAATAATATTGCTTTTGAACTCTCCGGATTATTCTATTCTGATGAGAAGTCGGTTATTTATGAACATTATTTGCGTAATGAAAATTCAACACAAACTTATTTTAGAACGAATAAAGATCATATTGTTTATTATAATAATTTGAGACCTGGATCGTATGAGTTTGTCTATCGTGCAAAAGGAAAAGACGATATTTGGAGCTATACGGCAGGCTATAAGTTTAGTATCTCGAAGCCGTTTTGGCAAACGTGGAGTTTTAGAATACTAGCCTTCATTTCCATTGTTTTGTTTCTATATTTTATTTATAAAATAAATGTTAGGAGAATTGAACAGCAGAAAAAGCAATTAGAGAAAATTGTAAAAGAACGTACTCGCGATTTAGAGGAAGCAAATAAAAAGGTTGTTGCTCAAATGAATATTGCGGAGCAACAACGCGATCATATCGAAGCACAAAAACAACAAATTACAGATAGTATTTATTATGCCGAGCGTATACAAAAATCTTTACTTCCACCTAATAAGGCTTTTGAAAAATATTTGAATGATTATTTTGTGCTTTTTAAGCCTCGCGATATTGTTAGTGGTGATTTTTACTGGATGGTGCAGTTCGATCGGCATCTGATAATAGCCGAAGTAGATTGTACCGGTCACGGCGTTCCCGGAGCTTTTATGAGCATGTTGGGGATTTCGTTTTTAAAAGAAATAGTAGAGAGAGAACGTACAACAAATCCCGCTCATATTATGAATCATCTCCGTACAGCAGTAATCACTGCTTTAGGCCAAGACCAGAAAGATGCCGAATCAAAAGATGGTATGGATATGTCTATGGTGAGTATAAATCTTGATACCTTAGAGTTGCAGTTTGCAGGAGCAAATAATCCACTTTATCTTATTCGTAAGCAGAGTGGAGCTTATCCTGATCTTGATCACGATAGAGTTAAGACTTCTGATAATCAGCTTTTTGAAATTAAAGGAGATAAAATGCCAATAGCTATTTACGATAAAATGGATGATTTTGAAGTATTTAATATTCAACTTGAAAAGGGCGACAGAATCTATATTTTCTCTGATGGTTACATTGATCAGTTTGGCGGCCCAAAAGGTAAAAAATTCAAATCGCCTGCTTTTAAACGAATGTTATTGGAGCATCGTTCTACTTCTTTGAAAGAAAGTAAAGCATTGTTGGAGAAAGCATTTACCGATTGGAGAGGCGAGGAGGAGCAAATTGATGATGTGACTTTAATAGGTATTGAAGTGTAA